In one Candidatus Nomurabacteria bacterium genomic region, the following are encoded:
- a CDS encoding HIT domain-containing protein, with amino-acid sequence MQDSIFTKIIKGELPSHKVYEDDNSYAFLDIHPLVAGHTLVVPKKQVEFLWDLEDGDYQQLMATVKKVATRLREAMNVPYVGVQVIGVDVPHAHVQLIPFTNVSEYRGQADMSAEPNHDELAAIAAKVAI; translated from the coding sequence ATGCAAGATTCAATCTTTACGAAAATTATCAAAGGCGAACTACCAAGTCATAAGGTGTATGAAGACGACAATTCCTATGCGTTTTTAGATATACATCCTCTTGTTGCGGGTCATACGTTAGTTGTTCCGAAAAAACAGGTTGAGTTTTTATGGGATCTCGAAGACGGAGACTATCAGCAATTGATGGCTACTGTAAAAAAGGTTGCTACAAGGTTGCGCGAAGCGATGAACGTTCCCTATGTTGGCGTGCAAGTTATCGGTGTAGACGTGCCACATGCACATGTGCAGCTAATTCCATTTACTAATGTTAGCGAGTACCGTGGTCAGGCAGATATGAGTGCCGAGCCGAACCATGATGAACTTGCGGCAATTGCAGCCAAAGTTGCGATATAG
- the rlmH gene encoding 23S rRNA (pseudouridine(1915)-N(3))-methyltransferase RlmH, whose amino-acid sequence MAIKIIAVGKKHESWIEGGVKHYQDRLKKPFDVEWVLLPHSALSDSAARQDESERILSRLDDQAYVMLLDERGDEFDSPRFARMLESKFTASRQITIVIGGAYGVDDRVHQRADDVWSLSPLVFPHQLVRLILIEQLYRAQQIIAGHPYHHV is encoded by the coding sequence ATGGCAATTAAAATTATCGCTGTCGGTAAAAAACACGAGTCTTGGATCGAAGGAGGCGTTAAGCACTACCAGGATCGCCTGAAAAAGCCGTTTGACGTAGAGTGGGTACTTTTACCACACAGTGCACTAAGCGACTCTGCAGCGCGTCAGGACGAGTCTGAGCGTATACTTTCACGTCTTGATGACCAAGCATATGTGATGTTGCTAGACGAACGAGGAGATGAGTTTGATTCACCGAGGTTCGCACGTATGCTCGAGAGTAAATTTACAGCAAGTAGACAGATTACGATTGTGATTGGTGGCGCGTATGGCGTAGATGATCGAGTGCACCAACGGGCAGATGATGTCTGGTCGCTCTCCCCTCTTGTATTCCCACATCAGCTGGTTCGTCTGATTCTTATCGAGCAACTTTACCGTGCACAGCAGATAATAGCTGGACATCCCTATCACCACGTCTAG